In Bacteroidota bacterium, one genomic interval encodes:
- a CDS encoding AMP-binding protein: MVAKVKAASSNVPSIKGVYAFDKVDGAKSWMELVNDGKQNPKVNEIEAIKNSIQPNDLFSILYTSGTTGNPKGVMLSHNNLISNSIACQVLAPFEHTWIGLSFLPLNHVYERMLSTLYFYLGVSVYYAESIETIGDNLKEVKPQIFGTVPRLLEKVYDKIVAKGEEQTGIKKKLFFWALDLGLRYELNGANGWWYEFQLKIANKLIFSKWREALGGNVVAVASGGAALQPRLARVFQAARIIVLEGYGLTETSPVIAVNNFLPNGIKFGTVGPLIDKVSVKIAEDGEILVKGPNVMLGYYNRPDATAEVMDSEGWFHTGDIGIFEENRFLKITDRKKEIFKTSGGKYIAPVMIENKLKESPFIEQVMVIGENQKFASALIVPAFIFLKEYCKRKEIEFTSNEEVIKNPIIIARINKEVEKTNATLAQYEKIKRPALLSREWSIDKNEMTPKLSLKRKVIMAANKEIIESIYAAE, translated from the coding sequence ATGGTTGCAAAAGTAAAAGCAGCATCTTCAAACGTACCTTCGATTAAAGGAGTGTATGCCTTCGATAAAGTAGATGGAGCAAAAAGCTGGATGGAATTAGTGAATGATGGAAAACAAAATCCAAAAGTAAACGAAATTGAAGCCATCAAAAACAGCATTCAACCGAACGACCTTTTTTCAATTTTATATACTTCCGGAACAACCGGAAATCCGAAAGGTGTAATGCTTTCCCACAACAATTTAATTAGTAATTCTATTGCTTGCCAAGTACTTGCTCCATTTGAGCATACTTGGATTGGATTGAGCTTTCTTCCTTTAAATCACGTTTACGAACGCATGTTGAGCACCCTCTACTTTTACCTAGGTGTATCGGTGTATTATGCAGAAAGCATAGAAACAATTGGCGACAATTTAAAAGAAGTAAAGCCGCAAATATTCGGAACGGTTCCACGCTTATTGGAAAAAGTATATGATAAAATTGTTGCCAAAGGCGAAGAACAAACAGGAATCAAAAAGAAGTTGTTTTTCTGGGCGCTTGATTTAGGCTTGCGTTATGAACTGAATGGTGCAAACGGATGGTGGTATGAGTTCCAATTAAAAATTGCCAACAAACTTATTTTCTCTAAATGGAGAGAAGCGTTGGGTGGAAATGTAGTTGCTGTTGCTTCCGGTGGAGCGGCCCTTCAACCACGTTTAGCACGGGTATTTCAAGCGGCACGCATTATTGTTCTAGAAGGCTATGGATTAACTGAAACCTCTCCTGTTATTGCCGTAAATAATTTTTTGCCAAATGGTATCAAGTTCGGAACGGTAGGACCATTAATTGATAAAGTTTCTGTGAAGATAGCCGAAGATGGAGAAATTTTAGTAAAAGGACCGAACGTGATGTTGGGTTATTATAATCGTCCAGATGCAACAGCGGAAGTAATGGACAGCGAAGGCTGGTTTCATACCGGTGACATCGGAATATTTGAAGAGAATCGCTTCTTAAAAATTACTGATCGTAAAAAAGAAATTTTTAAAACCTCTGGTGGTAAATACATTGCTCCGGTAATGATTGAAAACAAACTCAAAGAATCGCCATTTATTGAACAAGTAATGGTTATTGGAGAAAATCAAAAATTTGCATCCGCATTGATTGTTCCTGCATTTATTTTCTTAAAAGAATATTGCAAACGCAAAGAAATTGAGTTTACCAGCAATGAAGAGGTTATTAAAAATCCAATCATCATTGCACGCATCAACAAAGAAGTTGAAAAAACGAATGCCACCTTGGCGCAATACGAAAAAATTAAACGACCTGCATTGCTTTCTCGTGAATGGAGTATCGATAAAAACGAAATGACTCCCAAACTTTCATTAAAACGAAAAGTTATTATGGCAGCCAATAAAGAAATAATCGAAAGTATTTACGCAGCAGAATAG
- a CDS encoding tetratricopeptide repeat protein translates to MSTKKNHKHKPHETKAKEQSPSFSIDKKLVLKLSLVLALVAFLLYSNTLKHQFVLDDYSVIKENQLTKGGTASLKEIFSSSYREGYGNNENNLYRPLSKAMFAIEWQISPDNAHFHHLINVLMYALVCVLLFIVLLRYTKFNIYLLFLTVLIFAAHPIHTEVVANIKSRDEISSMLFILLSLLCIHKYLSTNKILMLIGTLICFFLALLSKESAIVYVALAPLFIYFFTNTSFKNNIKITGALTIVAIVYMMLHVKIIGSIGIDNIPVIDNSLLYTTNVFYQKATAILIMGKYFLLMLFPHPLSCDYSFDTIPLVTSFANIGFLLALFFHVFLLYYAIKKIKEKHLLSFLILFYLVSMALASNIFMLIGTHLAERLLFFPSVAFCLAAVYFLSRLFKMDMADHSAKLNSLFKVNTTLLAIVGVVMVLYSAKTYSRNKDWKSDTTLFGRDLETVPNSAHMLFYYANNLANKDSLNAVKNPIEREQRLIKAQKSITKALQLYELFPDAHNVAGRVYYEQKNYEAAFKSYSRALEMNPGKGMYHNNAGTCLFSVGKFDEAARAFEKAVQIDKYDVDAQCNLGSAYGAMGESYKNQKDMANANKMFLIAIEHFKKATEIDPNYKSAYQFIGITYNNIGDTANGDIWLKKAARIK, encoded by the coding sequence ATGTCTACCAAAAAGAATCACAAGCACAAACCACACGAAACAAAAGCGAAAGAGCAATCTCCTTCGTTTTCAATTGATAAAAAATTAGTTCTTAAACTTTCTTTGGTTCTTGCACTCGTTGCATTTCTGCTGTATTCGAATACACTCAAGCATCAATTTGTATTGGACGACTATTCTGTCATCAAAGAAAATCAATTAACAAAAGGCGGAACGGCTTCTCTGAAAGAAATTTTTTCGAGCAGCTATCGAGAAGGATATGGTAATAACGAAAACAATCTTTATCGTCCTCTTTCAAAAGCAATGTTTGCGATTGAATGGCAAATCTCTCCCGACAATGCTCATTTTCACCATTTGATAAATGTTTTGATGTACGCATTGGTTTGTGTACTTCTATTTATCGTTTTGCTGCGCTATACAAAATTCAACATCTATTTATTGTTTCTCACCGTACTCATTTTTGCCGCCCATCCAATTCATACTGAAGTAGTGGCAAATATTAAAAGTCGGGATGAAATCTCCAGCATGCTCTTTATCTTATTATCCTTGCTATGCATTCACAAATACCTTTCAACCAACAAAATTTTAATGTTGATTGGAACATTGATTTGTTTCTTTCTGGCTCTTCTATCAAAGGAATCTGCAATTGTTTATGTGGCATTGGCACCGTTGTTTATTTATTTTTTTACAAACACATCTTTCAAAAACAACATCAAAATAACGGGAGCGCTTACTATTGTTGCAATAGTATACATGATGCTTCATGTTAAAATCATTGGAAGTATTGGCATTGATAACATTCCGGTAATCGACAATTCATTGCTTTACACCACCAATGTGTTTTATCAAAAAGCAACGGCAATCTTGATTATGGGAAAATACTTTTTATTGATGTTATTCCCTCATCCATTGTCATGTGATTATTCTTTTGACACCATTCCGTTAGTTACATCCTTTGCAAACATTGGATTTTTGTTGGCATTATTTTTTCATGTATTCTTATTGTATTATGCCATCAAAAAAATAAAAGAAAAACACTTACTCTCATTTCTTATTTTATTTTATTTAGTAAGTATGGCGTTGGCATCAAACATATTCATGCTGATTGGAACGCACTTAGCAGAGCGTTTATTATTCTTCCCTTCTGTCGCTTTTTGTCTTGCTGCAGTTTATTTCTTGAGTAGATTATTTAAAATGGACATGGCTGATCATTCAGCAAAATTAAATTCGCTATTCAAAGTGAACACCACATTACTCGCAATTGTTGGAGTGGTGATGGTTTTGTATTCAGCAAAAACATATTCCCGCAATAAAGATTGGAAATCAGACACCACCTTATTTGGTCGCGATTTAGAAACCGTTCCGAATAGTGCTCACATGCTCTTTTATTATGCAAACAACTTAGCAAACAAGGATTCATTAAATGCAGTTAAAAATCCGATTGAGCGTGAGCAACGTTTAATAAAAGCACAAAAGAGTATCACGAAAGCACTCCAACTATATGAATTGTTTCCTGATGCACACAATGTAGCCGGAAGAGTTTACTACGAACAAAAAAATTACGAAGCAGCATTTAAAAGTTACAGCAGAGCTTTAGAAATGAATCCCGGAAAGGGAATGTATCACAACAATGCAGGAACCTGTTTATTCTCTGTTGGAAAATTTGATGAAGCAGCAAGAGCATTTGAGAAAGCGGTTCAAATCGACAAATACGATGTGGATGCACAATGTAATTTAGGAAGTGCATATGGAGCAATGGGTGAATCTTATAAGAATCAAAAAGATATGGCCAATGCCAATAAGATGTTTCTGATTGCGATTGAACATTTTAAAAAGGCAACAGAGATCGATCCGAATTATAAGTCGGCATACCAATTTATTGGAATCACCTACAATAATATTGGCGATACAGCAAATGGAGATATTTGGCTAAAGAAAGCTGCGAGAATAAAGTAA
- a CDS encoding DsbA family protein, translating to MKSKIIYIYDPLCGWCYGFSPVIQKIEKAYSEKMDFEIISGGMVVGSREGLIGDFADYILKALPRLEEMTGVKFGEPYLSKLRDKSLYQSSLKPCIALEVFKSFNQKDAIAFASSVQKAQYIDGHDLQEDAVYTELIKPYGIDPDSFLQKLNSDEFRMETTNLFKMIQEWGITGFPAVILVKDNQFYLIAKGYVDYENLSNVIEKILAEK from the coding sequence ATGAAATCTAAAATAATTTATATCTACGATCCTTTGTGTGGTTGGTGTTATGGCTTTTCTCCCGTGATTCAAAAAATCGAGAAAGCCTATTCTGAAAAAATGGATTTTGAAATTATCAGCGGTGGAATGGTGGTTGGTTCCAGGGAAGGGTTAATTGGTGATTTTGCCGATTATATTTTGAAAGCATTGCCGCGCTTAGAAGAAATGACCGGTGTGAAATTCGGAGAACCTTATTTATCTAAATTAAGGGATAAATCATTGTATCAATCTTCTTTAAAACCATGCATTGCTTTAGAGGTTTTTAAATCGTTTAATCAAAAGGATGCCATTGCTTTCGCTTCTTCTGTTCAAAAAGCACAATACATTGATGGGCATGATTTGCAAGAGGATGCTGTTTATACGGAGCTCATCAAGCCTTATGGAATTGATCCCGATTCATTTTTGCAAAAGTTGAACTCGGACGAATTCAGAATGGAAACCACCAACCTTTTTAAAATGATTCAGGAGTGGGGCATTACGGGATTTCCTGCCGTGATATTGGTGAAAGACAATCAGTTTTACCTTATCGCAAAAGGATATGTTGATTACGAGAATTTGAGCAATGTAATTGAGAAGATTCTTGCAGAAAAGTAA
- a CDS encoding trimeric intracellular cation channel family protein, which yields MQTQYYLEVLGTGFFAISGALAANDKAQPDWFGAGFIGFITAIGGGSLRDILLGSYPLVWVNDLNFVYAIMIGVVLASVFFKVLIKLRRTFFLFDTIGIAMFTIVGTEKAMSLGVHPVIAAIMGMFSAVMGGVIRDVLTNEIPIIFKKEIYATACLFGAIAYLTLDYIGCERNMNFLLAALLIIGIRIVAVKKNLSLPKFIKEKNEI from the coding sequence ATGCAAACACAGTATTATTTAGAGGTTTTAGGAACAGGCTTTTTTGCCATTTCAGGGGCATTGGCGGCTAACGACAAGGCTCAACCCGATTGGTTTGGAGCAGGGTTTATTGGCTTTATCACCGCCATCGGTGGAGGTAGTTTGCGCGATATTCTTCTAGGCAGTTATCCCTTGGTTTGGGTCAACGACCTCAATTTTGTATATGCCATTATGATTGGGGTGGTGCTGGCAAGTGTTTTCTTTAAAGTCCTCATCAAATTGCGCAGGACCTTCTTTTTATTTGATACCATTGGTATCGCTATGTTTACAATTGTAGGAACTGAAAAGGCCATGAGTTTGGGCGTTCATCCTGTTATTGCGGCCATTATGGGAATGTTTTCCGCAGTTATGGGTGGTGTGATTCGCGATGTATTAACAAATGAAATTCCGATTATTTTTAAAAAAGAAATATATGCCACCGCTTGTTTGTTTGGAGCAATTGCTTATTTAACACTTGATTATATTGGTTGTGAGCGGAATATGAACTTTTTGTTGGCAGCATTGTTAATTATAGGAATCCGCATTGTTGCGGTGAAGAAAAATTTAAGTTTACCGAAGTTTATTAAAGAAAAGAATGAAATCTAA
- a CDS encoding winged helix-turn-helix transcriptional regulator — translation MSKKHTETVDSKLKSAWQIISRMYNAEAAQYGGSIAIGHFLLNIDSDEGAYASDIAPKLGMESTSLSRIIKALEDEKLIIRKADKEDKRKVKLILTQKGKENKELAKKIVRNFNAEIENKIGKNKIDEFLKTVNDIISLAEEKNRTLKLG, via the coding sequence ATGTCGAAAAAGCATACAGAAACCGTTGATTCAAAATTAAAATCTGCCTGGCAGATTATTTCCCGCATGTACAATGCAGAGGCAGCCCAATATGGCGGCAGTATTGCCATTGGTCATTTTTTATTGAATATAGACAGTGATGAAGGAGCGTATGCTTCTGACATCGCTCCCAAACTGGGAATGGAGAGTACCTCCCTCTCTCGTATCATCAAAGCACTGGAAGACGAGAAACTCATTATTCGTAAAGCCGATAAAGAAGATAAACGTAAGGTTAAACTTATCTTAACACAAAAGGGGAAAGAAAATAAAGAACTTGCAAAAAAGATTGTCCGCAATTTCAATGCGGAAATAGAAAACAAAATCGGTAAGAACAAAATCGATGAATTTTTGAAAACAGTGAATGACATTATTTCATTGGCTGAAGAAAAAAACAGAACGTTAAAACTTGGTTAA
- a CDS encoding 3-hydroxyacyl-CoA dehydrogenase/enoyl-CoA hydratase family protein gives MNRTIKKVAILGSGVMGSRIACHFANIGVEVILLDIVPKDATADKKSRNKIVDDALAFALKSNPSPIYRKAFAKRITTGNFDDNMKDIATCDWIIEVVIERLDIKKQVFDNVEKFRKPGTLITSNTSGIPIHLMNEGRSEDFQKHFCGSHFFNPPRYLRLLEIIPTPKTSPEVVDFLMKYGELYLGKTTVLCKDTPAFIANRIGVYGIMSLFHTVEKMGLTIDEVDKLTGPVLGRPKSATFRTCDVVGLDTLVHVANGVAASCPKDESIDVFKIPGYVSKMVENKWLGSKTEQGFFKKVKGAGGKSEIHSLDLKTLEYKPSVKAKFATLEATKTIENLRDRMKVLLAGKDKAGDFYRTSFYGLFAYVSNRIPEITDELYKIDAAMNAGFAWELGPFEAWDALGVAETVKAMEAAGNKPAQWIYDMLSSGATAFYKVENGSKKYYDIPSKSFKVIPGTESFIILDNIRSNKTVWKNSGATLTDIGDGIVNLEWNTKMNSIGAEVIEGINKSIEIAEKDFRGLVISNEGANFSAGANVGMIFMMAVEQEYDELNFAIKTFQNTMMRVRYSSIPVVVAPHNLALGGACEMSMHSDRVVAHAETYMGLVEFGVGLIPGGGGTKEFAVRLSDELQDGDIELNNFRDRFLTIGQAKVGTSAYEAFDLGYLRKGKDVVVISRNRVLSEAKLNCIEIAEAGYTKPAARKDIRVLGKQALGLAYLGANSMQVGNYISEHDVKISQKLAYVLCGGDLSSPTLVSEQYLLDLEREAFLSLCGERKTLERLQSIITGGKILRN, from the coding sequence ATGAATAGAACAATTAAAAAAGTAGCCATTCTTGGTTCGGGTGTAATGGGAAGCAGAATTGCTTGTCATTTTGCAAACATTGGTGTAGAGGTAATTCTATTGGACATTGTGCCCAAAGATGCAACTGCCGATAAAAAGTCTAGAAACAAAATTGTGGACGATGCATTGGCGTTTGCATTAAAATCAAACCCATCACCGATTTATCGCAAAGCATTTGCAAAGCGTATCACAACCGGCAACTTTGATGATAACATGAAAGATATCGCTACTTGCGATTGGATCATTGAAGTGGTGATTGAACGATTAGATATTAAAAAGCAAGTTTTTGATAATGTAGAAAAGTTTCGAAAACCAGGAACATTAATTACATCGAACACTTCCGGTATTCCTATTCATCTAATGAATGAAGGTAGAAGTGAAGATTTTCAAAAACACTTTTGTGGCTCTCACTTTTTTAACCCTCCACGCTATTTAAGATTGTTGGAAATTATTCCTACACCAAAAACTTCACCTGAAGTAGTTGACTTTTTAATGAAGTATGGAGAATTGTATTTAGGAAAAACTACCGTTTTATGTAAAGATACTCCTGCCTTCATCGCCAACAGAATTGGCGTTTACGGAATCATGAGTTTGTTTCACACAGTTGAAAAAATGGGGTTAACCATTGATGAAGTAGATAAATTAACAGGACCGGTTTTAGGCCGACCGAAATCTGCAACCTTCCGTACGTGTGATGTTGTAGGATTAGACACCTTGGTGCACGTTGCCAATGGAGTTGCTGCCAGCTGCCCAAAAGACGAATCCATTGATGTTTTCAAAATCCCTGGTTATGTTTCTAAAATGGTAGAAAATAAATGGCTAGGAAGCAAAACCGAACAAGGGTTTTTCAAAAAAGTAAAAGGTGCCGGTGGAAAATCAGAAATCCATTCCTTGGATTTAAAAACATTGGAATACAAACCATCCGTTAAAGCAAAATTTGCAACCTTAGAAGCAACAAAAACTATCGAAAATCTGCGTGATCGAATGAAAGTATTGTTGGCAGGAAAAGATAAAGCAGGAGATTTTTATCGTACTTCTTTTTATGGATTGTTTGCTTATGTTAGTAACCGTATCCCGGAAATCACAGATGAACTTTATAAAATTGATGCGGCCATGAATGCCGGTTTCGCTTGGGAACTTGGACCATTTGAAGCATGGGACGCACTTGGAGTTGCAGAAACAGTGAAAGCGATGGAAGCTGCAGGAAACAAACCGGCACAATGGATTTACGATATGCTTTCTTCCGGAGCAACTGCTTTTTATAAAGTAGAAAACGGAAGTAAAAAATATTACGACATTCCATCCAAATCTTTTAAAGTAATTCCGGGAACTGAATCATTTATCATCCTAGATAACATTCGTTCCAACAAAACAGTTTGGAAAAACAGTGGTGCCACCTTAACCGACATCGGAGATGGAATTGTGAATTTAGAGTGGAATACAAAAATGAACTCTATTGGTGCTGAAGTAATTGAAGGCATCAACAAATCTATAGAAATCGCTGAAAAAGATTTTAGAGGATTGGTGATCTCGAATGAAGGAGCAAATTTTTCGGCAGGAGCGAATGTGGGAATGATCTTCATGATGGCGGTTGAACAAGAATACGATGAATTAAACTTCGCAATCAAAACATTCCAGAACACCATGATGCGAGTTCGTTACTCTTCAATTCCAGTTGTTGTGGCTCCCCACAATTTAGCATTAGGTGGTGCATGTGAAATGAGTATGCACTCCGACAGAGTTGTCGCGCATGCTGAAACCTATATGGGATTAGTTGAATTTGGAGTTGGCTTAATCCCAGGTGGTGGTGGAACGAAAGAATTCGCAGTTCGTTTATCAGATGAATTACAAGATGGAGATATTGAATTAAATAATTTCCGCGATCGTTTCTTAACCATCGGACAAGCAAAAGTTGGAACATCCGCTTATGAAGCATTCGACTTGGGATATTTAAGAAAAGGAAAAGATGTAGTTGTGATTTCTCGCAACCGCGTTTTATCAGAAGCAAAATTAAATTGTATTGAAATCGCGGAAGCAGGTTATACAAAACCGGCTGCACGAAAAGATATTCGTGTATTAGGAAAACAAGCATTGGGATTAGCTTACTTGGGTGCAAACTCGATGCAAGTTGGAAATTACATTAGCGAGCACGATGTGAAAATCTCTCAAAAATTAGCTTACGTTTTATGTGGTGGTGATTTATCGTCTCCAACATTGGTAAGCGAACAATATTTATTGGATTTGGAACGTGAGGCATTTTTATCGCTTTGCGGAGAAAGAAAAACATTGGAACGCTTACAGTCAATTATCACTGGAGGAAAAATATTACGTAATTAG